One genomic region from Xiphophorus couchianus chromosome 21, X_couchianus-1.0, whole genome shotgun sequence encodes:
- the LOC114136715 gene encoding C-C chemokine receptor type 1-like isoform X1 → MLPNITNGSQEVTPCSRDGDNRLGAQLSILYYFMFIFSLLGNGLVLFIIYRFERLITVTNILLLNLVASSLIFMSSLPFVAVYMQMSEWIFGSAMCKIVFSAYYLGFYSSVFFLTLLMFDQHLAVVYSLPAAHVRNRRYAVISCVVVWLVSGLACIRPMLSLNTFTYLNSSMHCDYYPIELPNLDVVVTAGFYIQLFVFFILPLAAIIYCNVRITITVISTRIASKFKTVRLVLVIILLCFICCTPFSIVVVLLEHEPNSCEESQKLGYALQITRNMAYFYFCISPFFYTLLGAKFQDRVRLLLVKCFPRMKTDISLAECSPATLPTKNPTKDETLISNE, encoded by the exons ATGTTACCAAACATTACTAATGGAAGTCAAGAGGTTACACCGTGCAGCAGAGACGGCGACAACAGGCTGGGAGCTCAGCTGTCCATCCTTTACTACTTCATGTTCATCTTCAGTCTGCTTGGCAACGGGCTTGTTCTGTTCATCATCTACCG CTTCGAGAGGCTGATCACTGTGACCAACATCTTGCTGCTGAACCTGGTGGCGTCCTCCCTCATCTTCATGAGCAGCCTTCCCTTTGTGGCCGTCTACATGCAGATGTCTGAATGGATTTTTGGCTCAGCTATGTGCAAGATCGTCTTCAGTGCCTACTACCTGGGCTTCTACagctcagttttctttttaactctgCTGATGTTTGACCAACACCTGGCTGTTGTGTATTCACTGCCTGCTGCTCATGTGAGGAATCGACGTTACGCAGTCATTTCCTGTGTGGTGGTGTGGCTGGTGAGTGGTTTGGCTTGCATCAGGCCGATGCTTTCCCTCAAcactttcacatatttaaacAGTTCAATGCATTGTGATTATTATCCCATCGAACTCCCGAATTTGGATGTAGTGGTAACTGCTGGATTTTATATCCAGCTTTTTGTGTTCTTCATCCTCCCTCTGGCTGCTATTATCTACTGCAACGTCAGGATCACAATCACTGTCATATCAACAAGAATAGCTTCTAAATTTAAGACAGTCAGGCTGGTCTTAGTCATCATACTGCTGTGTTTTATCTGCTGTACTCCATTCAGTATTGTTGTAGTGCTTCTGGAACATGAACCCAATAGCTGTGAGGAATCACAGAAACTCGGTTACGCCCTTCAGATCACTCGTAACATGGCgtacttttacttttgcatCAGTCCTTTCTTCTACACGTTGCTAGGGGCGAAATTCCAAGATCGTGTCAGACTGTTGTTGGTGAAATGTTTCCCACGAATGAAGACAGACATTTCTCTGGCTGAATGCAGCCCAGCTACCCTGCCaacaaaaaatccaacaaaagaCGAAACCTTGATCAGCAATGAGTAA
- the LOC114137186 gene encoding C-C chemokine receptor type 1-like — protein sequence MWPSQTVGCYVALGTKRNQRYAVISCVVLWLISSLACIRPMLLHGTFKQFGAEHCEEFAHIQDINVKTLKKSGFYIQLFVSLILPLAVIIFCFAIIVITVKLSKVSSKFKVVRLVFVIVLLFFSCYIPLNIVDLLQYEFTSCEAPQKLCDSLEITRSMAYFYINPVFYTLVGRKLQEYLRQLLVKHFSGLSLFLSIKTTKEQEPNLVIGRVVWFSQRLLKMLCDALVYFNSKIIQGN from the exons ATgtggccgtcgcag ACTGTTGGCTGTTATGTTGCCCTTGGTACTAAGAGAAACCAACGTTACGCAGTCATTTCCTGTGTAGTGTTGTGGCTGATCAGCAGTTTGGCTTGCATCAGACCGATGCTCCTCCATGGCACCTTTAAGCAGTTTGGCGCTGAGCACTGTGAGGAATTTGCTCATATTCAGGATATTAATGTAAAGACGCTCAAAAAATCTGGGTTTtatattcagctttttgtttctttgatcCTCCCTCTGGCTGttatcatattttgttttgctataaTTGTGATCACTGTCAAATTATCCAAAGTTTCTTCTAAATTCAAAGTAGTCAGGCTGGTGTTTGTCATTGTACTGCTCTTCTTTAGCTGCTATATACCTCTTAACATTGTAGATCTCCTGCAATATGAGTTCACAAGCTGTGAGGCTCCACAGAAACTCTGCGACTCTCTTGAAATCACCCGTAGCATGGCATACTTTTACATCAATCCCGTCTTTTACACACTTGTGGGGAGAAAACTCCAGGAGTACTTAAGACAGCTGCTAGTGAAACATTTCTCAGGTTTAAGCTTATTTTTGTCCATAAAGACAACCAAGGAGCAAGAACCAAACTTAGTGATTGGAAGGGTAGTGTGGTTTTCTCAAAGACTCCTGAAAATGCTCTGTGACGCTCTTGTATATTTCAATAGCAAAATCATACAGGGTAACTAG